One window of Anaerolineales bacterium genomic DNA carries:
- the hflX gene encoding GTPase HflX codes for MAKKIPQPTIPPRERAFLAGVELRDHKNVLSLEDSLAELALLADTAGVDVVGEITQRLQRPNVETYIGPGKVEELRALAEETLAEVVIFDDELSPRHQRELEKALGKNIRVIDRTALILDIFAQHAHTKEGMLQVELAQYEYNLPRLTRAWTHLERQAGGGGGRAGSTGGVGLRGPGETQLEVDRRTIRKRIAHIKKELDKVEAHRMRYRAQRKRSRIPTVALVGYTNAGKSTLLNRLAKADVYVADQLFATLDPTTRRVQLPGDNTALFTDTVGFIQKLPTTLVAAFHATLEEIAEADLLLHIVDISHPNALGQYQAVLQTLEEIGAGHIPMITALNKADRLKDPENAARILENFHKSVATSALKGSGMDDLLMLVQEELFEAFETIGVRLPYKEGALISLYHELGQVERVEHERGGVLIHGSLPGRLLAQFAPWKIQPNGSAPGMHETEADLEEA; via the coding sequence GTGGCGAAGAAAATCCCCCAACCGACGATCCCCCCGCGTGAGCGCGCCTTCCTTGCAGGCGTTGAGCTTCGCGACCATAAAAATGTCCTTTCGCTAGAAGACTCGCTTGCAGAGTTGGCATTGCTTGCAGACACTGCCGGCGTGGATGTCGTCGGCGAGATCACGCAGCGGCTGCAACGCCCGAACGTCGAGACATACATCGGTCCCGGCAAGGTGGAAGAGCTCAGGGCGCTTGCCGAAGAAACTCTCGCTGAAGTCGTCATCTTCGACGATGAACTTTCACCGCGCCACCAACGCGAACTGGAAAAAGCGCTCGGCAAAAACATACGCGTCATCGACCGCACGGCGCTGATCCTCGACATCTTCGCCCAGCATGCCCATACAAAAGAAGGCATGCTGCAGGTGGAACTCGCTCAATACGAATACAACCTTCCCCGCCTCACCCGCGCATGGACGCATCTTGAACGGCAGGCAGGCGGCGGCGGCGGACGCGCCGGTTCGACCGGCGGAGTGGGCTTGCGTGGTCCCGGCGAGACCCAGCTCGAGGTTGACCGCCGCACGATCCGCAAACGCATTGCGCACATCAAAAAAGAACTGGACAAAGTGGAGGCGCATCGCATGCGCTACCGGGCACAAAGGAAACGTTCGCGCATCCCCACCGTTGCCCTGGTCGGATACACCAACGCGGGCAAGTCCACGCTCCTGAACCGCCTCGCCAAAGCCGATGTCTACGTTGCAGACCAACTTTTCGCCACGCTCGATCCGACCACGCGACGCGTCCAGCTTCCCGGCGATAATACGGCTCTTTTCACCGATACAGTCGGATTCATCCAAAAACTCCCGACCACGCTGGTCGCGGCATTCCATGCGACGCTCGAAGAGATCGCCGAAGCCGACCTGTTACTGCATATCGTTGACATTTCCCATCCGAACGCGCTCGGACAATATCAAGCCGTTTTACAAACCCTGGAAGAGATCGGGGCAGGTCATATACCGATGATCACCGCCTTGAACAAAGCCGATCGGTTGAAAGATCCGGAAAATGCGGCAAGGATATTGGAAAATTTTCACAAATCCGTGGCAACATCCGCTTTGAAAGGCTCGGGCATGGATGATTTGCTCATGCTCGTGCAGGAAGAATTATTCGAGGCATTCGAAACGATTGGCGTCCGCCTTCCATATAAGGAAGGTGCGTTGATCTCGCTCTATCACGAACTTGGTCAGGTGGAGCGCGTCGAGCACGAACGCGGCGGTGTCTTGATCCATGGGAGTCTGCCTGGAAGGCTACTGGCGCAATTCGCACCCTGGAAGATCCAACCGAACGGCAGCGCGCCGGGAATGCATGAGACCGAAGCCGACCTGGAGGAAGCATGA
- a CDS encoding HAMP domain-containing histidine kinase, giving the protein MAVQASLRKLRPIWVERVSREMAVGEGIRAGFTEQLERFYDLLEQTIITGDMAWLDPILYDWGRSPTETNLEHADYYVSFILNRMISLTLEISREHLKPKEALELLAATIPVLTHSLGVVIRYEMETRVAHISKELGAVQEKLQILDQNKSKFISVAAHELKTPLTLIEGYTSMMADFIQADSQAQMRSYLAGVNTGVLRLREIIDDMIDVSLIDNNLLTLNIQPMWISHLLDLARNEFKKTIAERKQTLTVNDFEGSDLMIYGDSERLYQALNNVITNAIKYTPDRGQITIDGRLLPGFIEITVKDTGIGISAEDQALIFEKFGQLGKEDLHSSGKIKFKGGGPGLGLSITRGVIEAHGGTIWVESPGYDEVKLPGSTFHILLPTRTEPTNPVMLKFFGSLEQKMETDLRGEENPPTDDPPA; this is encoded by the coding sequence ATGGCAGTACAGGCATCTTTGCGTAAACTTCGTCCCATTTGGGTGGAACGCGTTTCCCGAGAAATGGCGGTTGGGGAAGGTATACGCGCGGGTTTCACAGAGCAATTGGAAAGATTCTATGACCTGCTCGAACAAACCATCATCACCGGCGACATGGCATGGCTCGACCCGATCCTGTACGATTGGGGACGCTCTCCCACCGAAACGAACCTCGAACATGCCGATTATTATGTTTCATTCATTCTGAACCGCATGATCTCGCTCACCCTCGAGATCTCCCGGGAGCACCTTAAACCCAAAGAGGCGCTTGAACTTCTCGCGGCGACCATCCCGGTATTGACACATAGTCTGGGCGTGGTGATCCGGTACGAGATGGAAACCCGCGTAGCACATATTTCGAAGGAATTGGGGGCGGTGCAGGAAAAGTTGCAGATCCTCGATCAGAATAAATCCAAGTTCATCTCCGTGGCGGCGCACGAACTGAAGACTCCGCTCACTCTGATCGAAGGCTACACCTCCATGATGGCAGACTTTATCCAGGCCGACTCGCAGGCGCAAATGCGAAGCTACCTGGCCGGGGTAAATACCGGCGTCCTGCGCTTACGGGAAATTATCGACGATATGATCGATGTGTCCTTGATAGATAACAACCTGCTCACATTGAACATCCAGCCGATGTGGATCAGCCATCTATTGGATCTCGCTCGAAACGAGTTCAAGAAAACGATCGCTGAACGAAAGCAGACCTTGACCGTCAATGACTTCGAAGGAAGCGACCTGATGATCTACGGCGACTCTGAAAGGTTGTATCAGGCGCTCAACAACGTAATAACGAATGCCATTAAATACACACCGGACAGGGGTCAGATCACGATCGACGGGCGGCTCCTGCCAGGATTTATCGAAATCACCGTCAAGGATACCGGGATCGGCATTTCCGCCGAAGATCAAGCGCTCATCTTCGAAAAATTCGGCCAACTCGGCAAGGAGGACTTACACTCCAGCGGCAAAATAAAATTCAAGGGGGGCGGACCCGGTCTGGGTCTTTCCATCACTCGCGGCGTTATCGAGGCGCACGGTGGAACGATATGGGTTGAATCCCCAGGTTACGACGAAGTAAAATTACCCGGCTCGACCTTTCACATCTTGCTGCCTACACGAACCGAGCCGACAAACCCTGTCATGCTCAAATTCTTTGGCAGCCTTGAACAAAAAATGGAAACTGATCTACGTGGCGAAGAAAATCCCCCAACCGACGATCCCCCCGCGTGA
- a CDS encoding M28 family peptidase: MNKRNPTIYLGLISTLFLAITGWYAFSFNTYSTTPETFDGERALADVEVQVAMGPRTPGSAGHAQVREWMRTELENTGWLVEVHEAERLGHPIYNIIAKKGGELPQIILAAHYDTRFIADHDPVETKRSEPVPGANDGASGVAVLLELARILPDDTVPVWLVFFDAEDNGRIEGWDWILGSRAFVEEIPVRPRAVIIVDMVGDADLNLYYERNSDVTLRAEIWKTAERLGYGDIFIPSEKHSMLDDHTPFLEKGIPAVDIIDFDYPYWHTTEDTADKVSADSLKAVGDTLWHWVVEQGGN; the protein is encoded by the coding sequence ATGAACAAACGGAATCCAACGATCTATCTGGGTCTTATAAGCACGTTGTTCCTGGCCATAACAGGCTGGTACGCCTTTTCATTCAACACATACAGCACGACTCCGGAAACATTCGATGGAGAACGCGCATTGGCAGATGTGGAAGTCCAGGTCGCCATGGGACCACGAACGCCCGGGTCGGCCGGACATGCCCAGGTCCGCGAATGGATGCGCACAGAGTTGGAAAATACCGGCTGGCTTGTAGAAGTCCACGAGGCGGAGCGGCTGGGACATCCCATTTACAACATTATTGCAAAGAAAGGCGGGGAATTACCGCAAATCATCCTTGCCGCGCATTACGATACAAGATTTATCGCCGACCACGATCCGGTTGAAACGAAGAGGAGCGAGCCTGTTCCCGGCGCGAACGACGGCGCATCCGGAGTGGCGGTTTTGCTCGAACTAGCCCGCATATTGCCGGATGATACAGTGCCCGTGTGGCTGGTTTTCTTCGACGCAGAAGATAACGGGCGCATCGAGGGCTGGGATTGGATCCTCGGCTCGCGCGCATTCGTGGAGGAAATCCCTGTTCGTCCCCGGGCGGTGATCATCGTGGATATGGTCGGGGATGCGGATTTGAACCTTTATTACGAAAGGAATTCAGACGTCACCCTTCGTGCGGAAATTTGGAAGACCGCAGAGCGGCTCGGTTATGGCGATATATTCATTCCGTCGGAGAAACACAGCATGCTCGACGATCACACCCCCTTTCTCGAGAAAGGCATCCCTGCCGTTGATATCATTGACTTCGATTATCCCTACTGGCATACCACCGAAGACACAGCGGATAAGGTATCAGCCGACAGCCTGAAAGCCGTGGGGGATACGCTCTGGCATTGGGTCGTTGAACAAGGCGGAAATTAA
- the trmFO gene encoding methylenetetrahydrofolate--tRNA-(uracil(54)-C(5))-methyltransferase (FADH(2)-oxidizing) TrmFO → MKDIIVIGGGLAGSEAAWQIAGRNLRVKLYEMRPQASTGAHVTDQLAELVCSNSLGSNQADRASGVLKNELRRLDSLLVKCAEETALPAGAALAVDREAFARRVTKKISAHPNIELIREEVKEIPLSPVVIASGPLTSESLSNSVAALSGDEHLFFFDAISPIVRAESIDMKIAFRASRYDKSEQDEGDYINCPFTKEEYYEFLHALRTAERIELRSFEDAIKTGVKAGHFFEGCLPVEIIAERGDESLAYGPMRPVGLRDPRTGKRPYAVAQLRQDNLAGSLYNIVGFQTNLKFPEQRRVLRMIPGLENAEFERYGQMHRNTFIASPKLLRPTLQHISRDNLFFAGQITGVEGYMGNIATGLLAGINLARFMQGKPLFELPRETMLGALCHYVTHADLKDFQPMKANFGILPELHPERKIGKREKGQAHADRAAGALEDYLRNQPS, encoded by the coding sequence ATGAAGGATATCATCGTGATCGGCGGCGGACTCGCCGGGAGTGAAGCCGCCTGGCAGATCGCCGGACGAAATTTAAGGGTAAAACTTTATGAAATGCGTCCGCAGGCGTCGACCGGCGCTCATGTGACGGATCAACTTGCGGAATTGGTCTGCTCTAACTCACTCGGTTCGAACCAGGCCGACCGCGCTTCGGGCGTCCTGAAAAATGAACTACGCCGGCTGGATTCCCTCCTCGTCAAATGCGCGGAGGAAACGGCTCTCCCCGCCGGGGCAGCGCTTGCCGTGGACCGCGAGGCGTTTGCACGCAGGGTGACGAAAAAGATTTCGGCTCACCCGAACATTGAGTTGATCCGTGAAGAGGTGAAAGAGATTCCACTTTCGCCGGTCGTCATCGCCAGTGGACCGCTCACCTCGGAAAGTCTCTCAAACTCCGTTGCGGCGTTGAGCGGCGACGAACACCTTTTCTTCTTCGACGCCATCTCTCCCATCGTGCGTGCCGAAAGCATCGACATGAAAATCGCTTTTCGCGCTTCGCGTTACGATAAAAGCGAGCAGGATGAAGGCGATTACATCAATTGCCCCTTTACCAAGGAAGAATATTACGAATTCCTGCATGCCTTGCGCACGGCAGAGCGCATCGAACTGCGCTCCTTTGAAGACGCAATCAAGACAGGCGTGAAGGCAGGTCACTTCTTCGAAGGTTGTCTGCCCGTGGAGATCATCGCCGAACGAGGTGACGAATCGCTGGCTTATGGACCCATGCGCCCGGTCGGCTTGCGCGACCCACGGACGGGTAAACGTCCGTACGCGGTGGCGCAGCTCCGGCAGGATAATCTGGCTGGCAGTTTGTATAACATCGTTGGTTTTCAGACCAATCTGAAATTCCCCGAGCAAAGACGCGTGTTAAGAATGATCCCCGGACTCGAAAACGCCGAGTTCGAGCGATATGGCCAGATGCATCGCAATACATTCATTGCTTCGCCCAAGCTTCTGCGCCCCACCCTTCAACATATCTCCCGCGACAACCTTTTCTTTGCAGGTCAGATCACCGGCGTGGAAGGCTACATGGGCAACATCGCCACAGGACTGCTGGCGGGAATCAATCTGGCGCGATTCATGCAGGGTAAACCGCTGTTTGAACTCCCCCGCGAGACGATGCTCGGCGCATTATGTCATTACGTCACCCATGCCGACCTGAAAGACTTCCAACCGATGAAAGCCAACTTCGGCATCCTGCCGGAACTTCATCCTGAAAGGAAGATCGGCAAACGCGAAAAGGGTCAAGCCCACGCAGACCGCGCCGCAGGCGCATTGGAAGATTATTTACGGAATCAACCATCATGA